The Methylomonas montana DNA window CTCAAAGCGGCGGAGTTTCTTTTGATGGGTGATGTCGCGGACGGTGTGAGCGTTTGAGGCTAACCATTCGCGGCATACATGCTCAAAGCTGTTAATTACAGGCAAGCCAGCGTCAAGACGTTTCTTGTTTTCTGTTACCCGCTTTTGTGCGGCCTTGTTTTCTTTTCGCGTGTTGCTAGGGTCGGTGCCATTGGCGACGCTGTTTCGTGCTTCTGATGCCTTGGCTCTGGCGTTGGCCAATGTAATTGCCGGGTAAGTGCCAAGCGATAACGTTTTGCGTTTGCCGCCAATGCTGTAATCAAATCTCCACCACTTCGCGCCGTTGGGTTTGATTAGAAGATACAAGCCTTCGCCGTCATTGAGGCGTTGATCCTTTTCGGTAGGCTTGGCGTTTCGGATGGCAACATCTTTCAGCAGCTCTTTAGCCATTTGCAGTAACTCCGATGAAATTTGCAGTAACTTTTTGTTACTGATTTTGAGTTACTGTAAAACTTACTGCAAAAAATGCAAGATAACACTGGTTGTTACTGGATTTCTCTGGACAATAAAAAACCCGCTAAGCCATACAGCTTGCGGGTTTTTAAATTTCTTTGGACTACTCTGGAAGAGTAGGTGGTACCGAGGGTCGGAATCGAACCGACACTCCCGAAGGAACCGGATTTTGAATCCGGCGCGTCTACCAGTTTCACCACCCCGGCAAAGAAAGCGTCATTATACTGGCTTTTTTAGAAAAGCCAAATATTTTTTTGTTTAGGCTTCCAAGGTCACGGCCGCTCTGAGTTTTTTCATTGCGTTTTGCTCCAATTGCCGAATACGCTCGGCAGACACTTGATAGCGATCAGCTAATTCATGTAACGTTGCTTTTTCTTCTACTAACCAGCGACTCGCAAGGATGTCACGGCTTCTGTCGTCCAAGCCCGCCATCGCATCCATTAATAACTCTTCCTTACGCCCCTCCCAGTCGCTGTTTTCCAGTAACAGGGCCGGATCGGCACCGTGTTGCTCCAGATACGCGATAGGCGCTTGGACATGATCGTCGCTGTCGTCGTTGGTCGGTTCTAAACACACATCGCGACCATCCAATCGCCGCTCCATCTCGTAAACGGTTTTGACATCCACATCCAGATTTTCGGCAATCGCTTCCGCGTCGTCTTGCGACAGATAGCTTAAGTCTTTTTTGAATTTACGTAGATTAAAGAACAATTTGCGTTGAGCTTTAGTGGTAGCGACTTTAACGATGCGCCAATTTTTGATCACATATTCGTGAATTTCGGCTTTGATCCAATGCACGGCAAACGATACCAGGCGTACGCCCATGTCCGGATCGAAGCGCTTTACCGCTTTCATCAAGCCGATATTGCCTTCTTGCACGATATCGGCCAACGGTAAGCCGTAACCCGCATAGCCTCTGGCCACATGGGCGACAAACCGTAGATTGGACATTACCAACTCACGCGCGGCATTCAGATCGCCTTCATCCCGGTAACGCAAAGCCAGTTCTTGCTCCTGCTCAACGCTGAGTTTGGGCATCCGGGCTATCAGGCTTAAATAAGAATCAAACGTCCCAACCGACAAATTGATCGGTAAAGCCAAGCTGTTGTTCATAACACCCTCGATTTCGGTGGAATAAATTAACGATGTCCGAATTCTAGCACTCGATTAGCATGAGTGCTAATAATTTAATAAATCCGTTAACTTCCCTATAGTTACAACGAATTCAGGCACGAGTTAGACTGAATACCGGCTATCCGCCGCCTTTACGAATTCCGGCCAAACTCGTTAAAATGATAGCCAAACCAATATTTGCCGCGTGCCATCGCAAAACCATCTAACCCCATAACCATTTACTCACACATGTCCGCTACCGATAGCCCAGTTTC harbors:
- a CDS encoding Arm DNA-binding domain-containing protein, with amino-acid sequence MAKELLKDVAIRNAKPTEKDQRLNDGEGLYLLIKPNGAKWWRFDYSIGGKRKTLSLGTYPAITLANARAKASEARNSVANGTDPSNTRKENKAAQKRVTENKKRLDAGLPVINSFEHVCREWLASNAHTVRDITHQKKLRRFELYVFPAVGQLPISPDISP
- the rpoH gene encoding RNA polymerase sigma factor RpoH, encoding MNNSLALPINLSVGTFDSYLSLIARMPKLSVEQEQELALRYRDEGDLNAARELVMSNLRFVAHVARGYAGYGLPLADIVQEGNIGLMKAVKRFDPDMGVRLVSFAVHWIKAEIHEYVIKNWRIVKVATTKAQRKLFFNLRKFKKDLSYLSQDDAEAIAENLDVDVKTVYEMERRLDGRDVCLEPTNDDSDDHVQAPIAYLEQHGADPALLLENSDWEGRKEELLMDAMAGLDDRSRDILASRWLVEEKATLHELADRYQVSAERIRQLEQNAMKKLRAAVTLEA